The following are from one region of the Streptomyces tuirus genome:
- a CDS encoding glycosyltransferase: protein MLTSVFIAAVSLALFWMAAFTLWWQMHAWRTPEVLASTRFTSPDGDEHVSFSLLLPARHEQAVLDHTIQRLLESSHTDFEIVVIVGHDDPETTAVAETAAARDPRVRVVVDTHDKKNKPKAMNTALPYCRGDVVGVFDAEDQVHPELLAHVDHAFRTTGADVVQGGVQLINFHSSWYSLRNCLEYFFWFRSRLHLHAQKGFIPLGGNTVFVRTDVLREADGWDPNCLAEDCDLGVRLSSVGKKVVVAYDSDMVTREETPGSLMSLLKQRTRWNQGFLQVYRKKDWKQLPTLGQRLLARYTLMTPFMQAFTGLIIPLNVAIALFLDVPVAIAFITFLPAVTALVTFVFEIVGLHDFGRQYGLRVRFAHYLKLIVGGPFYQVLLAGAAVRAVWREQRGRNDWELTTHVGAHLDETAVTREDVPA, encoded by the coding sequence TTGCTGACGTCTGTCTTCATCGCTGCCGTTTCACTTGCGCTGTTCTGGATGGCTGCGTTCACCCTGTGGTGGCAGATGCACGCCTGGCGTACGCCGGAAGTGCTCGCCTCCACGCGGTTCACCAGTCCGGACGGGGACGAGCACGTCTCCTTCTCGTTGTTACTGCCCGCGCGGCACGAACAGGCGGTGCTGGACCACACGATCCAGCGGCTGCTGGAGTCGAGCCACACCGACTTCGAGATCGTCGTGATCGTCGGGCACGATGACCCGGAGACCACCGCGGTGGCCGAGACGGCCGCCGCGCGTGACCCACGGGTCCGGGTCGTCGTCGACACGCACGACAAGAAGAACAAGCCGAAGGCGATGAACACGGCGCTGCCGTACTGCCGCGGTGACGTCGTCGGGGTCTTCGACGCGGAGGACCAGGTCCACCCCGAGCTCCTCGCCCACGTCGACCACGCCTTCCGCACCACCGGCGCGGACGTCGTCCAGGGCGGGGTGCAGCTGATCAACTTCCACTCCAGCTGGTACAGCCTGCGCAACTGCCTGGAGTACTTCTTCTGGTTCCGCTCGCGGCTCCACCTGCACGCGCAGAAAGGTTTCATTCCGCTTGGCGGCAACACCGTCTTCGTCCGCACGGACGTCCTGCGGGAAGCCGACGGCTGGGACCCGAACTGCCTCGCCGAGGACTGCGACCTGGGCGTGCGCCTGTCCAGCGTCGGCAAGAAGGTCGTCGTCGCCTACGACTCGGACATGGTCACCCGCGAGGAGACCCCGGGCTCGCTGATGTCCCTGCTGAAGCAGCGCACCCGCTGGAACCAGGGATTCCTCCAGGTGTACCGGAAGAAGGACTGGAAGCAACTGCCCACCCTCGGGCAGCGGCTGCTCGCCCGCTACACCTTGATGACGCCGTTCATGCAGGCCTTCACCGGCCTGATCATCCCGCTCAACGTGGCGATCGCCCTCTTCCTGGACGTGCCCGTCGCCATCGCCTTCATCACCTTCCTGCCGGCCGTCACAGCCTTGGTCACCTTCGTCTTCGAGATCGTCGGACTGCACGACTTCGGCCGGCAGTACGGGCTGCGCGTCCGCTTCGCGCACTACCTGAAGCTGATCGTGGGCGGCCCCTTCTACCAGGTCCTGCTGGCCGGTGCGGCCGTGCGGGCCGTGTGGCGTGAGCAGCGCGGCCGCAACGACTGGGAGCTGACGACCCATGTCGGCGCGCACCTCGACGAGACGGCAGTGACCCGAGAGGACGTTCCCGCGTGA
- a CDS encoding galactose oxidase-like domain-containing protein translates to MKPRRRTTALLSVAALTSGLLLTAPQPASAANLIKNPGFETAGADDMPHCWEKSGWGDNDFTFTTTADAHTGSKAMKVELTRRVDGDRKALITESAACAPVVTPGKQYDLGLWYKTTTPDAAITLFRHDATAGWQYWTDLKTLDLAGNWTEATVRTPEVPAGTDRISWGVSVYGTGSATTDDYTMDQVPDPVLPPACTGTAEQCANGKWDVLPTQNPVRSMHSVVLPGGKVLLIAGSGNDESMFEAGTFTSAVYDPANGSYKIIPTPKDMFCAGHVQLQDGRVLVMSGNKAYPVPGGHGYEGFKDSYVFDPETETYSKTNDMNDGHWYPSATILGNGDVISFGGLREDSTGSVTAELFSEAEQQWQPLWKVNQTWSYWGLYPSMILMQDGRLFYSGSHVFGNNIPGTGSAIYDYDANTTTQVPGLRNKDERDQSASVLLPPAQDQKVLTLGGGNIDSNPEANRLTDIIDLKQPNPSYVAGPPIPQGTVDLGNGPVPQTGNQGKMYVSAVLMPDGKVLETGGALHNRADPVYETSIFDPASETFDPVAVDPEARGYHSSAFLLPDGRVMTTGDNPGNGTWNHDVSVYSPPYLFKGPRPQITSVIDTEWNYGDTQRITVDRPIAKAELIRPAAVTHSSDPNQRFVDLPLSVDGNNVDLNVTSNPNLAPPGWYMLFAVDANGVPSVAKWVHLQGPQALKATDASAHVHDFADAPEGKVAGPGKKRTSQKVSPTISGCDRHYGSINVCVPTDFPAEVKKTTAARCEWLKANDYGRLKINGKDDPLRLDRNRDGLACGKGDVARR, encoded by the coding sequence GTGAAACCTCGTCGCAGAACGACCGCACTCCTGTCCGTGGCAGCCCTCACCTCGGGGCTGCTCCTGACCGCACCGCAGCCCGCCTCCGCCGCCAACCTCATCAAGAACCCCGGCTTCGAGACTGCCGGCGCCGACGACATGCCCCACTGCTGGGAGAAGTCCGGCTGGGGCGACAACGACTTCACCTTCACCACCACGGCCGACGCGCACACCGGCTCCAAGGCGATGAAGGTCGAGCTCACCCGCCGCGTCGACGGCGACCGCAAGGCGCTGATCACCGAGTCCGCCGCCTGCGCGCCGGTGGTGACGCCGGGCAAACAGTACGACCTCGGCCTCTGGTACAAGACGACGACCCCGGACGCGGCGATCACCCTGTTCCGGCACGACGCGACGGCCGGCTGGCAGTACTGGACCGACCTCAAGACGCTGGACCTGGCCGGGAACTGGACCGAGGCCACCGTCCGCACGCCCGAGGTCCCGGCCGGCACCGACCGCATCTCCTGGGGCGTCTCCGTCTACGGCACGGGCTCCGCCACCACCGACGACTACACCATGGACCAGGTCCCCGACCCGGTCCTGCCGCCCGCGTGCACCGGCACCGCCGAGCAGTGCGCCAACGGCAAGTGGGACGTGCTCCCCACGCAGAACCCGGTCCGCTCCATGCACTCGGTCGTCCTGCCGGGCGGCAAGGTGCTGCTGATCGCGGGCTCCGGCAACGACGAGTCGATGTTCGAGGCCGGCACCTTCACCTCGGCGGTCTACGACCCGGCGAACGGCTCCTACAAGATCATCCCCACGCCGAAGGACATGTTCTGCGCCGGGCATGTGCAGCTCCAGGACGGGCGCGTGCTCGTGATGAGCGGCAACAAGGCGTATCCGGTGCCCGGCGGGCACGGTTACGAGGGCTTCAAGGACTCGTACGTCTTCGACCCGGAGACCGAGACCTACTCCAAGACCAACGACATGAACGACGGCCACTGGTACCCGTCGGCGACGATCCTCGGCAACGGTGACGTCATCTCCTTCGGCGGGCTGCGCGAGGACTCCACCGGCTCGGTCACCGCCGAGCTGTTCTCGGAGGCCGAGCAGCAGTGGCAGCCGCTGTGGAAGGTCAACCAGACCTGGTCGTACTGGGGCCTGTACCCGTCGATGATCCTGATGCAGGACGGCCGCCTCTTCTACTCGGGCAGCCATGTCTTCGGCAACAACATCCCGGGCACGGGATCGGCGATCTACGACTACGACGCCAACACCACCACCCAGGTGCCGGGCCTGCGCAACAAGGACGAGCGCGATCAGTCGGCGAGCGTGCTGCTGCCCCCGGCGCAGGACCAGAAGGTCCTCACCCTCGGCGGCGGCAACATCGACTCCAACCCGGAGGCGAACCGCCTGACCGACATCATCGACCTCAAGCAGCCGAACCCGTCGTACGTCGCCGGCCCGCCGATCCCGCAGGGCACGGTCGATCTCGGCAACGGGCCCGTCCCGCAGACCGGGAACCAGGGCAAGATGTACGTCTCCGCCGTGCTGATGCCCGACGGCAAGGTGCTGGAGACGGGCGGCGCGCTGCACAACCGCGCCGACCCGGTCTACGAGACGTCGATCTTCGACCCCGCGTCGGAGACCTTCGACCCGGTCGCCGTCGACCCCGAGGCGCGCGGCTACCACTCCTCGGCGTTCCTGCTCCCCGACGGCCGGGTGATGACGACCGGCGACAACCCGGGCAACGGCACCTGGAACCACGACGTGTCGGTCTACAGCCCCCCGTACCTCTTCAAGGGCCCCCGCCCGCAGATCACCTCGGTCATCGACACCGAGTGGAACTACGGCGACACCCAGCGGATCACCGTCGACCGGCCCATTGCCAAGGCCGAATTGATCCGCCCCGCCGCCGTCACGCACTCCTCGGACCCGAACCAGCGGTTCGTGGACCTGCCGCTGTCGGTCGACGGAAACAATGTCGACCTGAACGTCACGAGCAACCCCAATCTGGCCCCGCCCGGCTGGTACATGCTCTTCGCGGTCGACGCGAACGGCGTGCCCTCGGTGGCGAAGTGGGTGCACCTCCAGGGCCCGCAGGCGCTCAAGGCGACGGACGCCTCGGCGCATGTCCATGACTTCGCGGACGCGCCCGAGGGCAAGGTCGCGGGGCCCGGCAAGAAGCGGACGTCGCAGAAGGTCAGCCCGACGATCTCCGGCTGCGACCGCCACTACGGTTCGATCAACGTCTGCGTGCCGACGGACTTCCCGGCGGAGGTGAAGAAGACGACGGCCGCACGCTGTGAGTGGCTCAAGGCCAACGACTACGGCCGCCTGAAGATCAACGGCAAGGACGACCCACTGCGCCTGGACAGAAACAGGGACGGACTCGCCTGCGGCAAGGGAGACGTGGCAAGACGCTAG
- a CDS encoding glycosyltransferase: MSQEYTVPGEVVETGTTEVPEPGAVTIVVPTFNESANVRQLLRQITEAVPARLPCEVLFVDDSTDDTPEVIEKAARDCPFPVTVLHREEPVGGLGGAVVEGLKAATSDWIVVMDGDCQHPPSLVPDLVATGERANAGLVVASRYIKGGSRAGLAGSYRVFVSRGATWLTKALFPRRLHGISDPMSGFFAIRRSAVTAEVLQPLGYKILLELAVRSRPRRVTEVPFVFQDRFAGESKSTAQEGFRFLRHLAGLRTASPVARMVGFGLIGLTGFLPNLVGLWALTAAGMHYVPAEILANQLGVAWNFLLIEHLLFRERRRHRRWWDRAGRFALLANADLVLRIPLIAVFVHQFHLGVLSATALALVTTFVLRFAGTEALVYLPRRSREKPARDGRTARRAV; encoded by the coding sequence ATGAGCCAGGAGTACACCGTCCCCGGCGAGGTCGTCGAGACCGGGACAACCGAAGTCCCCGAGCCGGGCGCGGTCACCATCGTCGTACCGACGTTCAACGAGTCGGCGAACGTCCGGCAGCTGCTGCGCCAGATCACCGAGGCCGTCCCGGCGCGGCTGCCGTGCGAGGTCCTCTTCGTGGACGACTCCACGGACGACACGCCCGAGGTCATCGAGAAGGCCGCCCGGGACTGCCCGTTCCCGGTGACCGTGCTGCACCGGGAGGAGCCGGTGGGCGGGCTCGGCGGCGCGGTCGTCGAGGGGCTGAAGGCCGCCACGTCCGACTGGATCGTCGTCATGGACGGCGACTGCCAGCACCCGCCGTCCCTGGTGCCCGACCTGGTCGCCACCGGTGAGCGGGCGAACGCCGGGCTGGTCGTCGCCTCCCGGTACATCAAGGGCGGCAGCCGGGCCGGACTCGCGGGCAGCTACCGCGTGTTCGTCTCGCGCGGGGCGACCTGGCTGACCAAGGCGCTGTTCCCGCGCCGGCTGCACGGCATCAGCGACCCGATGAGCGGCTTCTTCGCGATCCGCCGCAGCGCGGTCACCGCGGAGGTCCTCCAGCCGCTCGGCTACAAGATCCTCCTCGAGCTCGCCGTCCGCAGCCGCCCGCGCCGGGTCACCGAGGTGCCGTTCGTCTTCCAGGACCGGTTCGCCGGGGAGTCCAAGTCGACCGCGCAGGAGGGCTTCCGCTTCCTGCGCCATCTGGCCGGGCTGCGCACCGCCTCCCCGGTCGCGCGCATGGTCGGGTTCGGCCTGATCGGGCTGACCGGCTTCCTGCCGAACCTGGTCGGCCTGTGGGCACTGACCGCCGCCGGCATGCACTACGTACCGGCGGAGATCCTCGCCAACCAACTCGGCGTCGCCTGGAACTTCCTGCTCATCGAGCACCTGCTGTTCCGTGAGCGGCGCCGGCACCGGCGCTGGTGGGACCGCGCCGGGCGGTTCGCGCTGCTGGCCAACGCCGATCTGGTGCTGCGCATCCCGCTGATCGCCGTGTTCGTCCACCAGTTCCACCTGGGCGTGCTGTCGGCCACCGCGCTCGCGCTGGTGACGACGTTCGTCCTGCGCTTCGCCGGGACCGAAGCGCTGGTCTACCTGCCGCGCCGGAGCCGGGAGAAGCCCGCGCGCGACGGCCGTACAGCAAGGAGAGCCGTGTGA
- a CDS encoding ArnT family glycosyltransferase, with product MTSTLPAVTPAKVPAQRGPAPGTGTHRRVEPPSRLRSSRPDLLLCGVLLAAILVVQGWNIADYPALSDDEGTYLAQAWSVQQGNGLAHYTYWYDHPPLGWIQIAVLTWIPALISPESMTVGTMRAAMLVISGISAVLVFVLGRRLALPRWAAALGMVFFGLSPLSIVLQREIFLDNLAVMWTLLAFTLAASPSRHLWHHFGAGIAAATAVLTKETMLVVLPALFLTMWRHSHRDTRKFALTGAVTACALIGFSYPLFALLKGELMPGAGHVSLWDGVKYQMTRPGSGFILDQGSGSWGVLQSWLYYDRILPLGGLAGALLLLVTWRWSVTARALAGPALAVAIFAALALRPNGYLPAMYVIQALPFLALVLAGGTASVAHAVLSRWRSEAEKRYVSVGRYTLATVLALAAGAYVVPHWYDGARTAVTTDANAPYKAASKWLATEVEDPERTRVLVDDALWLDLVHQGYRPGLGVIWFYKADLDPAVTKTMPRGWKDLDYVVASPTVRRDAADLPNVKAAMEHSDPVATFGTGEDRIEIRQIKTPAGGTR from the coding sequence GTGACCTCCACTCTTCCCGCGGTGACCCCTGCGAAGGTCCCCGCGCAGCGCGGGCCTGCGCCCGGCACCGGTACGCACCGGCGAGTCGAGCCGCCGAGCCGGCTGCGCTCCTCCCGGCCCGACCTGCTCCTGTGCGGGGTCCTCCTCGCGGCGATCCTCGTCGTGCAGGGCTGGAACATCGCCGACTACCCGGCCCTCAGCGACGACGAGGGCACCTATCTCGCCCAGGCCTGGTCGGTCCAGCAGGGCAACGGCCTCGCCCACTACACCTACTGGTACGACCATCCGCCGCTCGGCTGGATCCAGATCGCCGTGCTGACCTGGATCCCCGCGCTGATCAGCCCCGAGTCGATGACGGTGGGCACCATGCGCGCCGCGATGCTCGTGATCAGCGGCATCAGCGCGGTCCTGGTGTTCGTGCTGGGCCGGCGCCTCGCGCTGCCCCGCTGGGCCGCCGCGCTCGGCATGGTGTTCTTCGGGCTGTCGCCGCTGTCGATCGTGCTCCAGCGGGAGATCTTCCTCGACAACCTCGCGGTGATGTGGACGCTGCTGGCCTTCACGCTGGCCGCCTCCCCGAGCCGTCACCTGTGGCACCACTTCGGGGCGGGCATCGCCGCCGCCACGGCCGTGCTGACCAAGGAGACGATGCTCGTCGTCCTGCCCGCCCTGTTCCTCACCATGTGGCGCCACAGCCACCGGGACACCCGCAAGTTCGCCCTCACCGGAGCCGTTACGGCCTGTGCCCTGATCGGCTTCTCGTATCCGCTGTTCGCGCTGCTCAAGGGCGAGTTGATGCCGGGCGCCGGGCACGTGTCCCTCTGGGACGGCGTCAAGTACCAGATGACCAGACCCGGTTCGGGCTTCATCCTCGACCAGGGCTCCGGCTCCTGGGGCGTGCTCCAGTCGTGGCTGTACTACGACCGGATCCTGCCCCTCGGCGGTCTCGCGGGCGCCCTGCTGCTGCTCGTCACCTGGCGCTGGTCGGTCACCGCCCGAGCCCTGGCCGGACCCGCCCTGGCCGTGGCGATCTTCGCCGCGCTGGCCCTGCGCCCGAACGGCTACCTGCCCGCGATGTACGTCATCCAGGCGCTGCCGTTCCTCGCGCTGGTCCTCGCCGGGGGCACCGCCTCGGTCGCCCACGCGGTGCTGAGCCGCTGGCGCTCCGAGGCGGAGAAACGGTACGTCAGCGTGGGCCGGTACACGCTCGCCACCGTCCTGGCCCTGGCCGCCGGCGCCTACGTCGTCCCGCACTGGTACGACGGTGCCCGCACGGCCGTCACCACCGACGCCAACGCTCCGTACAAGGCCGCGTCCAAGTGGCTGGCCACCGAGGTCGAGGACCCGGAGCGCACCCGGGTGCTGGTCGACGACGCGCTCTGGCTGGACCTGGTGCACCAGGGCTACCGGCCCGGCCTCGGCGTCATCTGGTTCTACAAGGCCGACCTCGACCCGGCCGTGACGAAGACGATGCCGCGCGGCTGGAAGGACCTCGACTACGTCGTCGCCTCGCCGACCGTGCGGCGGGACGCGGCCGACCTGCCCAACGTCAAGGCCGCCATGGAGCACTCGGACCCGGTCGCCACCTTCGGCACCGGCGAGGACCGCATCGAGATCCGCCAGATCAAGACGCCCGCCGGAGGCACGCGATGA
- a CDS encoding thioredoxin domain-containing protein, translating to MPNRLAQATSPYLLQHADNPVDWWPWGSDAFEEARRRDVPVFLSVGYSACHWCHVMAHESFEDDDTAAYMNEHFVSVKVDREERPDVDAVYMEAVQAATGQGGWPMSVWMTSDGEPFYFGTYFPPDTRHGMPSFRQVLEGVHNAWTSRRDEVGEVAGKITRDLAARELSTGDTGTPTEETQALALLQLTRDIDPASGWFKGNTKFPPSMVIEFLLRHHARAGSVAALEMAEGLCGAMARSSLYDQVGGGFHRYVLTPSTGGPLVPHFEKMLYDNALLCRVYAHLWRSTGSELARRVALETADFMVRELRTNEGGFASALDADSDDGTGRHVEGAYYVWTPAQLREVLGDEDAELAARHFGVTEEGTFEEGASVLQLPVRDGVSDAEKIASISERLLAARAGRPAPGRDDKVVAAWNGLAIAALAETGAYFDRPDLVEAAVAAADLLVRLHLDEHARLTRTSRDGHAGANAGVLEDYADVAEGFLALASVTGEGVWLEFAGFLLDQVLVRFTDPESGSLYDTAADAERLIRRPQDPTDNAAPSGWTAAANALLSYAAHTGSEPHRTAAERALGVVKALGPRVPRFIGWGLAAAEALLDGPREVAVVGPALDDEGTRSLHRTALLGTAPGAVVAAGVPGSEEFPLLADRPLVGGEPAAYVCRNFTCDAPTTEPDRLRTVLSG from the coding sequence ATGCCCAACCGACTCGCGCAGGCCACATCCCCGTACCTCCTCCAGCACGCGGACAACCCCGTCGACTGGTGGCCATGGGGGTCCGACGCGTTCGAAGAAGCCCGCCGGCGCGACGTCCCCGTGTTCCTGAGCGTCGGCTACAGCGCCTGCCACTGGTGTCACGTCATGGCGCACGAATCCTTTGAGGATGACGACACCGCTGCGTACATGAACGAGCACTTTGTGTCCGTGAAGGTGGACCGCGAGGAGCGGCCCGACGTGGACGCGGTCTACATGGAGGCTGTGCAGGCGGCCACCGGCCAGGGCGGCTGGCCGATGTCCGTGTGGATGACCTCCGACGGTGAGCCCTTCTACTTCGGCACGTACTTCCCGCCCGACACTCGCCACGGCATGCCGTCCTTCCGACAGGTACTCGAAGGCGTGCACAACGCCTGGACGAGCCGGCGGGACGAGGTGGGAGAAGTCGCCGGGAAGATCACTCGGGACCTTGCCGCGCGGGAGCTGAGCACCGGGGATACCGGGACGCCCACCGAGGAGACTCAGGCTCTGGCCCTCCTGCAGCTGACCCGGGACATCGACCCCGCGAGCGGTTGGTTCAAGGGAAACACCAAGTTTCCGCCGTCGATGGTGATCGAGTTCCTGCTGCGTCACCACGCGCGGGCCGGCTCCGTGGCGGCGCTGGAGATGGCGGAAGGGCTGTGCGGTGCGATGGCCCGGTCGAGCCTGTACGACCAGGTGGGAGGCGGGTTCCACCGGTACGTGCTCACGCCGAGTACAGGTGGGCCTTTGGTGCCGCACTTCGAGAAGATGCTGTACGACAACGCCCTGCTGTGCCGGGTCTACGCCCACCTCTGGCGCTCCACGGGCTCGGAGCTCGCGCGCCGGGTCGCCCTGGAGACCGCCGACTTCATGGTGCGCGAACTGCGCACCAACGAGGGCGGGTTCGCCTCCGCGCTGGACGCCGACAGCGACGACGGGACGGGCAGGCACGTCGAGGGCGCGTACTACGTGTGGACGCCCGCGCAGTTGCGGGAGGTGCTCGGTGACGAGGACGCCGAGCTCGCGGCCCGGCACTTCGGGGTGACCGAGGAGGGGACCTTCGAGGAGGGCGCGTCCGTTCTCCAACTCCCCGTGCGCGACGGCGTGTCCGACGCGGAGAAGATCGCCTCGATCTCGGAGCGGCTGCTCGCGGCGCGGGCCGGGCGGCCCGCGCCCGGCCGGGACGACAAGGTCGTCGCCGCCTGGAACGGCCTCGCGATCGCCGCGCTCGCCGAGACCGGCGCCTACTTCGACCGGCCCGACCTGGTCGAGGCCGCCGTCGCCGCGGCCGACCTCCTGGTCCGGCTGCATCTGGACGAGCACGCCCGGCTCACCCGCACCAGCAGGGACGGCCACGCCGGCGCCAACGCCGGTGTCCTGGAGGACTACGCGGATGTGGCGGAGGGCTTCCTCGCGCTCGCGTCCGTCACCGGGGAGGGCGTCTGGCTGGAGTTCGCCGGGTTCCTCCTCGATCAGGTCCTGGTGCGCTTCACCGACCCCGAGTCGGGTTCGCTGTACGACACCGCGGCCGACGCGGAGCGGCTGATCCGCCGCCCGCAGGACCCGACCGACAACGCGGCCCCGTCAGGCTGGACGGCGGCCGCGAACGCCCTGCTGAGCTACGCCGCGCACACCGGCTCCGAGCCTCACCGCACCGCTGCCGAGCGGGCGTTGGGTGTCGTGAAGGCGCTGGGACCGCGGGTGCCCCGCTTCATCGGCTGGGGGCTGGCCGCGGCCGAGGCTCTGCTGGACGGTCCGCGTGAGGTCGCGGTCGTGGGTCCGGCCCTGGACGACGAGGGCACAAGGAGCCTGCACCGCACGGCACTTCTGGGCACCGCGCCCGGCGCGGTGGTCGCCGCGGGCGTTCCGGGGAGCGAGGAGTTCCCGCTGCTCGCGGACCGTCCGCTGGTCGGCGGTGAACCGGCCGCGTACGTCTGCCGTAACTTCACATGCGACGCCCCGACGACCGAGCCTGACCGGCTGCGTACGGTCTTGAGTGGCTGA